A genomic region of Zea mays cultivar B73 chromosome 6, Zm-B73-REFERENCE-NAM-5.0, whole genome shotgun sequence contains the following coding sequences:
- the LOC103629726 gene encoding uncharacterized protein produces MADDDDVNPVTGNDDLRATGLVPDDEDDIQADAAALLGIDLTSAPVDLSSNPTNAGGGPATATDTPVGSTSTDGGTGTSSVGKRKSTVWVDFDEVFEKVNGPGRIILPVLITPGLPKCLDRPPLETF; encoded by the exons ATGGCGGATGATGACGATGTCAATCCGGTCACCGGCAACGACGACCTTCGCGCGACAGGGCTTGTCCCAGATGACGAAGACGACATCCAGGCTGACGCTGCTGCTTTGCTCGGTATCGATCTAACCTCTGCTCCTGTCGATCTAAGTTCTAATCCGACCAACGCTGGTGGAGGGCCTGCTACGGCCACCGATACTCCGGTCGGCTCCACCAGCACCGATGGTGGTACTGGTACCTCATCTGTTGGTAAGCGTAAATCTACTGTCTGGGTTGATTTTGATGAGGTATTTGAGAAAGTGAATGG GCCTGGGAGGATTATATTGCCCGTGCTCATAACCCCAGGTTTACCAAAGTGTCTAGACAGACCACCACTAGAGACCTTCTGA